One Eurosta solidaginis isolate ZX-2024a chromosome 5, ASM4086904v1, whole genome shotgun sequence DNA segment encodes these proteins:
- the LOC137233900 gene encoding protein transport protein Sec24C-like isoform X3, producing MARTVEGEYEPPIVNFGELGPIRCNRCKAHMQFVDADRRFQCLMCKVTTDVPTEYFQHLGHTGQRVDKYERPKLVLGI from the exons atggcacgcacggttgagggtgaatatgagccacccattgtaaattttggtgaattgggtccaattagatgtaatcgctgcaaggctcatatgcaatttgtagatgctgatcgtcgtttccaatgtcttatgtgtaaagtaacaacagatg tgccaactgaatatttccaacatttgggccacaccggacagcgtgtcgataaatatgaacgtcctaaACTTGTACTGggtatatga
- the LOC137233900 gene encoding protein transport protein Sec24D-like isoform X2 translates to MGQMIPPTQPGQAPMPSQPPMLSQPPIPGRPGYNPQQYDQAQRRLDPDQMPNPISVIIENQISAGAAFITNEQGLLPPLVTTKYVIQD, encoded by the exons ATGGGTCAAATGATTCCACCAACACAgcctggacaggcgccaatgcccagtcagccacccatgctgagtcaacccccaatacccggacgtcctggttataat ccacaacagtatgatcaagcccaacgtcgtttagatcccgatcagatgccaaatccgataagcgttatcattgaaaatcaaattagcgctggtgctgcttttattactaatgaacagggtttattaccaccattggtgaccacaaaatatgtgatACAAGATTAG
- the LOC137233900 gene encoding uncharacterized protein isoform X1: protein MPMIKHLSRRLEPMCQRLQQRHRQGNWSSYNWSATPPTSIAGGVTYPYQQAGEQQKLQQQQQPQLGPMPRQSGLMQSQFGQTPPQHPMDQPFGGHEQHGSPGMPPASTGPGGAMITHPVMPRYIP from the exons ATGCCAATGATCAAACATCTAAGCCGCCGCCTCGAACCAATGTGCCAGCGCCTCCAGCAACGACACCGCCAGGGCA actggtcCTCCTATAACTGgtcagctacaccaccaacatcaattGCAGGCGGTGTTACATATCCATACCAGCAAGCAGGTGAACAGCaaaagctacaacaacaacaacaaccgcaactgggtccaatgccacgacagtCTGGTCTAATGCAATCACAATTCGGTCAAACGCCACCTCAACACCCTATGGACCAgccatttggtggccatgagcaacatggttctccaggtatgccgcccgcatctacTGGACCAGGAGGGGCAATGATAACACACccagttatgccaaggtatataccatAA